In Thermodesulfitimonas autotrophica, the following proteins share a genomic window:
- a CDS encoding carbohydrate deacetylase: MLLIVNADDFGYTPGVNAGITRAIACGLVTSVSVLPNQPGTAEALAMLRRGALPGVGVGVHLCLTKGRPLSPPEEIPSLTDKSGNFKGRRALLSGELSGEEVAREFFAQVELVRSYGIPLDHLDTHHHIHTHPVVLAALVKVAKSYGLAVRHLTPAMRAILEAAGVKTTAAFCGDWFAAEATLEAFTVFVANALRRGLFSLEIMTHPGYADRELARLSGYVAEREGELGVLCDPELKEWLRAMTVRLGTYADLLREGA, encoded by the coding sequence ATGCTCCTTATCGTTAACGCCGACGACTTCGGCTATACACCGGGAGTAAACGCCGGCATCACCCGCGCGATTGCCTGCGGCCTTGTTACCAGTGTGAGCGTGCTTCCCAACCAGCCCGGGACGGCCGAAGCCTTGGCTATGCTTCGGCGCGGCGCGCTACCGGGTGTTGGTGTCGGTGTACACCTTTGCCTTACCAAGGGGCGCCCCCTTTCGCCCCCGGAGGAAATTCCTTCGCTTACCGATAAAAGTGGCAACTTCAAAGGGCGGCGGGCGTTGCTATCAGGTGAGCTCTCCGGGGAGGAAGTCGCGCGGGAATTCTTTGCCCAGGTAGAGCTCGTCCGTTCTTACGGCATTCCCCTTGATCACTTGGACACCCACCACCACATCCATACCCACCCGGTGGTCCTTGCCGCGCTCGTAAAAGTGGCGAAAAGTTACGGCTTGGCAGTCCGTCACCTCACTCCGGCAATGCGGGCTATTCTCGAAGCTGCCGGTGTGAAAACTACGGCGGCCTTCTGCGGGGACTGGTTTGCCGCCGAAGCCACGCTGGAGGCTTTTACGGTCTTTGTCGCCAACGCGTTGCGCCGCGGCCTTTTCTCTCTCGAGATAATGACCCACCCGGGATATGCCGACCGGGAACTGGCCCGGCTGAGCGGCTATGTTGCTGAACGGGAGGGAGAACTCGGGGTTCTCTGTGACCCAGAACTAAAGGAGTGGCTCAGGGCTATGACGGTGCGTCTTGGTACCTACGCTGACCTCCTGAGGGAGGGGGCGTAG
- a CDS encoding cupin domain-containing protein gives MFVGHVREKEEATVNLPGAAGVTKQSLIGPAEGWAGWVMRQFTLAPGGFTPRHQHPWPHINYVVAGAGQLYLEAQEYQLEPGTIAYIPGGAEHQFLNTGTKALIFLCIVPEEGDK, from the coding sequence TTGTTTGTCGGTCACGTTCGCGAAAAAGAAGAGGCGACGGTAAATCTTCCGGGTGCCGCCGGGGTGACCAAACAGAGCCTGATAGGCCCGGCGGAAGGCTGGGCGGGCTGGGTAATGCGCCAGTTTACTTTAGCGCCGGGCGGATTTACGCCGCGCCACCAGCATCCTTGGCCCCACATAAATTACGTGGTTGCAGGGGCAGGGCAGCTTTACCTGGAGGCCCAAGAGTATCAGCTCGAACCGGGCACCATCGCCTACATTCCAGGCGGGGCAGAACACCAGTTTTTGAATACCGGTACCAAGGCGCTAATTTTTCTCTGTATCGTCCCGGAAGAAGGCGACAAGTAG
- a CDS encoding SAM hydrolase/SAM-dependent halogenase family protein codes for MGIVALVTDFGTSAYPGILKGVILAIHPAARIVDLTHAVPPYAVRQGAWLLYTAYRYFPAGTVFLAVVDPGVGSERQRLAVATRRYYFVGPDNGLLYPAASADGIKETVVLPRPPEASLTFEARDIFAPAAARLARGEPLSALGAPGKIKTRLLFYLEGREGEVVHVDAFGNIVTNLPPEPGARRYHLTAANLSLDLPFFETYAAAPPGKPFVITGSAGTLELSVREGSAVALLPLAPGTRVRLEGLP; via the coding sequence GTGGGTATAGTGGCGCTGGTAACTGATTTCGGCACTTCGGCATACCCGGGCATTTTAAAAGGGGTGATCCTCGCCATTCATCCCGCGGCCCGGATTGTCGATCTTACCCACGCGGTGCCGCCCTACGCGGTCCGGCAGGGAGCGTGGCTCCTTTACACGGCCTACCGGTATTTCCCGGCCGGGACGGTTTTCCTCGCTGTGGTGGACCCCGGGGTGGGTTCGGAACGGCAGCGGCTCGCCGTGGCTACCAGGCGCTACTACTTCGTCGGCCCCGACAACGGGCTACTTTACCCGGCGGCTTCTGCTGACGGAATAAAGGAGACGGTGGTCCTCCCCCGGCCGCCAGAAGCTTCACTGACTTTTGAGGCGCGCGACATCTTTGCCCCAGCCGCCGCGCGCTTGGCCCGGGGGGAACCGCTATCGGCCCTTGGGGCGCCGGGTAAAATCAAAACGCGGCTTCTTTTTTACCTGGAAGGCCGGGAAGGCGAAGTGGTTCATGTAGATGCGTTCGGGAATATCGTTACCAACCTGCCGCCAGAACCGGGAGCGCGCCGCTACCACCTTACGGCGGCGAATCTTAGCTTAGATCTCCCGTTTTTCGAGACTTATGCGGCGGCACCGCCGGGGAAGCCCTTCGTGATTACCGGGTCTGCAGGTACCCTTGAGCTTTCGGTGCGAGAAGGGAGTGCGGTTGCCCTTCTGCCTCTTGCTCCGGGAACGAGGGTGCGGCTGGAAGGGCTGCCGTAA
- a CDS encoding DUF6955 family protein, whose translation MPKTLVVLLDDNRMKKLEGSGLEKQVVKLFGGALNAFNLEVSDEDTQRILEEFATARIDSRGAITDVPVAFNRVVFEEIAKAKSLGPEVMKGVFARLAEIKEMAAKESEYLPPPDIDV comes from the coding sequence ATGCCCAAGACATTGGTGGTTCTCTTGGACGATAACCGGATGAAGAAGCTCGAAGGCAGCGGGTTAGAGAAGCAGGTCGTGAAGCTGTTTGGTGGCGCGCTCAACGCCTTTAACTTAGAGGTTTCTGACGAAGATACGCAGCGCATTTTGGAAGAGTTCGCTACCGCCCGGATCGACTCGCGCGGGGCGATCACCGACGTGCCCGTGGCGTTCAACCGGGTTGTCTTCGAGGAGATTGCGAAGGCGAAGTCGCTTGGCCCGGAGGTTATGAAGGGCGTTTTTGCCCGGCTTGCGGAGATTAAAGAGATGGCGGCAAAGGAGAGCGAATACCTCCCGCCGCCGGATATCGACGTATAG
- the sat gene encoding sulfate adenylyltransferase, with translation MSFRIERPEPHGGRLIERVVTDPARGKKMAKGCPALDIKPTLDENGVPVRNVYREIMSVCYGFFSPVEGSMKEAELARVLKERRLLNDWIFPYPILFDVSEEDHKKLGVTAGDRILLRLKGEPFAILDIEEIYRIDPLEVATKTFGTPEDNPEVVKEAFNKKHPGWVIYKSMHPVIYAGKFTIINEPKLRPPFDRFWFPPRKCREEFDRRGWRTVIAHQTRNVPHVGHEFLMKNAAYTGDSEPCHGILVNAIIGVKRKGDYPDEAIVEGHEAVNLGGYIKPERHMVSILLWDMRYGNPLESMLHGIVRQNMGCTHHMFGRDHAAVGEYYDMWATQILWGKGIPSFGFPKPITEVPYGLKIRPQNMLEFWYCPKCGEIAYSGNCNHSKEKQKFSGSFIRGMVSEGVFPPPVIFRPEVYKVAVKWWKVFGYPFVTPKYLIAREKELEVDLPHMDV, from the coding sequence ATGTCCTTTCGGATTGAGAGGCCTGAGCCCCATGGCGGCAGACTCATAGAACGGGTGGTTACGGATCCGGCGCGCGGGAAGAAGATGGCGAAAGGTTGCCCCGCGCTCGACATTAAGCCGACCCTTGACGAAAACGGCGTGCCGGTCCGCAATGTTTACCGCGAGATTATGTCCGTGTGCTACGGCTTTTTCTCCCCGGTTGAGGGTTCGATGAAAGAGGCGGAGCTCGCGCGGGTTTTGAAAGAGAGAAGACTCCTCAACGACTGGATTTTCCCCTACCCGATCCTCTTCGACGTATCGGAGGAAGACCACAAGAAATTAGGTGTTACCGCCGGCGACAGAATTCTCCTAAGGCTGAAAGGTGAGCCTTTCGCCATCCTCGATATCGAGGAAATCTACCGGATCGACCCCCTAGAAGTAGCTACCAAGACTTTCGGCACCCCCGAGGATAACCCTGAAGTTGTCAAGGAAGCTTTCAATAAAAAGCACCCGGGCTGGGTAATCTATAAGAGCATGCACCCGGTGATTTATGCCGGCAAGTTCACGATCATCAACGAGCCAAAGCTGCGGCCTCCTTTTGACCGGTTCTGGTTCCCGCCGCGGAAATGCCGCGAGGAGTTCGACCGGCGCGGCTGGCGCACCGTCATCGCCCACCAGACCAGAAACGTGCCGCACGTCGGCCACGAGTTCCTTATGAAGAACGCTGCTTACACCGGCGACTCGGAACCCTGCCACGGTATCTTAGTCAACGCCATCATCGGTGTGAAGCGTAAAGGTGACTATCCGGACGAGGCCATCGTCGAAGGGCACGAGGCCGTCAACCTTGGCGGCTACATCAAGCCGGAGCGCCACATGGTCAGCATCTTGCTCTGGGATATGCGTTACGGTAACCCGCTCGAATCGATGCTCCACGGCATTGTGCGGCAGAACATGGGCTGCACGCACCACATGTTCGGTCGGGACCACGCTGCCGTCGGCGAGTACTATGATATGTGGGCCACCCAGATCCTCTGGGGCAAGGGCATCCCGAGCTTTGGCTTCCCGAAGCCGATTACCGAGGTGCCTTACGGTCTCAAGATCAGACCGCAGAACATGCTTGAGTTCTGGTACTGCCCGAAGTGCGGTGAGATTGCCTACAGCGGTAACTGCAACCACTCCAAGGAAAAGCAGAAATTCAGCGGCAGCTTCATCCGCGGCATGGTTTCCGAGGGCGTCTTCCCGCCGCCGGTTATCTTCCGGCCGGAGGTTTACAAGGTTGCGGTTAAGTGGTGGAAGGTCTTCGGTTACCCGTTCGTCACGCCGAAGTACCTGATCGCCCGGGAGAAAGAGCTCGAGGTCGATCTCCCGCATATGGATGTTTAG
- a CDS encoding ATP-binding protein, whose product MEEVCPKCQGRGLILRGEAAIPCECVKKSALLFRIAQAQLTPLMREYTFERFDFRYYSRTRKDGAKGISYRESAQRAYDAAREFVALFLAGKATEGLIFTGPVGAGKTFLACCIANAVLLAGKEVLFVAVPDFLDEIRATYDDGVVEHSEHELLSLAKSVPLLILDDLGAFIYTEWARQKIYSILNYRLNHCLPVVVTTNVALEDLEEYLGERTTSRLIEMCRPYRLLVEHDIRFVRRQEKEAHRR is encoded by the coding sequence GTGGAGGAGGTCTGCCCGAAATGCCAGGGCCGCGGCCTCATCTTGCGGGGTGAGGCTGCTATTCCTTGCGAGTGCGTTAAGAAGTCTGCTTTACTCTTCCGGATCGCCCAGGCGCAGCTAACCCCTCTGATGCGGGAGTATACCTTTGAGCGCTTTGATTTCCGGTACTACTCGCGGACACGGAAAGACGGCGCCAAGGGAATTAGTTACCGCGAATCGGCGCAACGCGCCTATGACGCAGCCCGGGAGTTCGTCGCTTTATTTTTGGCCGGAAAAGCTACGGAGGGGCTCATCTTTACCGGGCCCGTAGGCGCGGGGAAGACCTTCCTGGCTTGCTGTATCGCGAATGCGGTTCTGTTAGCGGGCAAGGAGGTACTCTTCGTAGCGGTGCCGGACTTCCTCGACGAAATCCGGGCGACTTACGACGACGGGGTGGTGGAGCACAGCGAGCACGAGCTGTTGAGCCTGGCCAAAAGCGTGCCGCTCTTAATTCTCGATGATTTAGGGGCCTTTATTTACACCGAATGGGCGCGCCAGAAGATCTACTCCATTTTGAATTACCGCCTCAACCACTGTCTACCGGTTGTCGTAACTACTAACGTTGCTCTGGAAGACCTCGAGGAGTATTTAGGCGAGCGAACCACCTCCCGCCTCATTGAGATGTGCCGCCCTTACCGGCTCCTGGTCGAACACGACATCCGTTTCGTTCGCCGCCAGGAGAAAGAGGCGCACCGGCGGTAA
- a CDS encoding DnaD domain protein, giving the protein MAGRLNGGKRLVKEYREGNIVSVFGTDLVLSGGIFVPNLLLRFYKKLGISDLGMMIILQIFRLRAEEGRLLVTAAELAEYLTAEEAVLSRELDELLSKKILAVSEYYDGEKVVEGYDFQPLFERLSEVWACAKVAEIQELQALLRGQQEAASTDAVFSELYQAFEKEFGRLLSPIEAEQVLKWRQEMPPALVLEALRRAVLLGKRNFKYIGTILLEWQKNNLRTLAEVEEYDRSFETGRRRKRKAAISAKEKEEKEKKKALIKTLYLS; this is encoded by the coding sequence ATGGCGGGCCGCTTGAACGGCGGGAAAAGGCTCGTTAAAGAGTACCGCGAGGGGAATATTGTCAGCGTTTTCGGGACTGACCTGGTGCTAAGCGGTGGGATATTTGTTCCGAACCTACTGCTTAGGTTTTACAAGAAGCTTGGGATCAGCGACCTCGGCATGATGATCATCCTGCAGATTTTCCGGTTGCGGGCCGAGGAAGGCCGGCTGCTCGTTACCGCGGCGGAACTGGCCGAATATTTAACCGCGGAAGAAGCGGTTCTTTCCCGCGAGCTGGACGAGCTACTTAGCAAAAAAATCCTGGCGGTCAGCGAGTATTACGACGGGGAGAAGGTGGTGGAGGGTTACGACTTTCAGCCGCTTTTTGAGAGGCTTTCCGAGGTCTGGGCCTGCGCGAAGGTAGCCGAGATCCAGGAACTGCAAGCGTTACTCCGGGGGCAGCAGGAAGCGGCTTCTACCGACGCTGTTTTTAGCGAGCTTTATCAGGCCTTTGAAAAAGAATTTGGGCGGCTGCTCAGCCCGATTGAGGCGGAGCAGGTTTTAAAATGGCGTCAAGAGATGCCACCGGCACTGGTTCTCGAGGCGCTCCGGCGGGCCGTCCTTTTGGGCAAGCGGAACTTCAAGTATATCGGCACAATTCTCTTAGAGTGGCAGAAAAACAACCTGCGGACGCTCGCAGAGGTTGAGGAGTACGACCGGAGTTTTGAAACGGGCCGGAGACGAAAGCGCAAGGCGGCTATTTCCGCCAAGGAGAAAGAAGAAAAAGAGAAGAAGAAGGCGTTGATTAAGACGCTTTACTTAAGTTAA
- the cobU gene encoding bifunctional adenosylcobinamide kinase/adenosylcobinamide-phosphate guanylyltransferase, with translation MVNGVLTAEIFLPGATSLKEKRRTLKSLVEKLRGRFNVAVAEVEGQNAWQRATLAVAAVAGESIILHRLFEEVVNFIDGYRDAVLSDYQVDFYGVYLGREGDSGAKKVVSGGLVLVTGGARSGKSAYAESLLQDAPRAVFIATAVSTDAEMAARIAAHRSRRPASWETIEEPRDLAGAVRSVPTRVPVLVDCLGFWVNNLLAAGCTEEEVLKQATEFIGAVGAREGLTVAVTNEVGGGVVPPYPLGRLYRDLLGRVNQVVAHAAAAVYLLVCGIPVQLKP, from the coding sequence ATGGTTAACGGTGTGTTGACGGCGGAGATCTTTCTTCCCGGCGCGACGTCCCTTAAAGAAAAACGGCGCACGTTGAAGAGCCTGGTGGAAAAGCTACGCGGGCGCTTCAACGTCGCCGTGGCCGAGGTAGAAGGGCAGAACGCCTGGCAGCGGGCAACCCTTGCCGTGGCGGCGGTCGCCGGCGAAAGCATTATTCTCCACCGCCTTTTTGAAGAGGTTGTTAACTTCATCGACGGCTACCGCGATGCGGTGCTCAGCGACTACCAGGTGGACTTTTACGGCGTATACCTAGGGCGCGAAGGAGATTCCGGCGCGAAGAAGGTGGTAAGCGGCGGCCTCGTTTTGGTGACGGGCGGTGCGCGCAGCGGGAAGAGCGCTTACGCCGAGTCGCTACTCCAGGACGCGCCGCGGGCGGTTTTCATCGCCACGGCGGTCTCTACCGATGCCGAAATGGCGGCGCGGATTGCTGCCCACCGTTCCCGGCGGCCGGCTTCTTGGGAGACGATCGAGGAGCCGCGCGACTTGGCAGGTGCGGTCCGGTCGGTGCCGACGCGCGTTCCGGTGCTGGTCGATTGCCTCGGTTTCTGGGTGAACAACCTCCTTGCCGCGGGGTGCACTGAAGAGGAGGTGCTGAAACAGGCGACAGAGTTTATAGGTGCCGTCGGCGCGCGGGAGGGGCTGACGGTTGCGGTAACCAACGAGGTGGGCGGCGGGGTTGTGCCGCCGTACCCGTTAGGACGGCTCTACCGTGACCTTCTCGGCCGGGTTAACCAGGTAGTAGCCCACGCCGCGGCAGCCGTCTACCTTCTCGTTTGCGGCATCCCTGTGCAGCTCAAACCCTGA
- a CDS encoding DUF456 domain-containing protein: MSTVGLVIAVIFFLAGLAGTILPILPGAPLLLAGMVIYGLFTGFAKLNLLFFVGQALLVALTFAVDYLASAWGVARHGGSRLAIWGGAIGLLIGAFFAPAGIILGPFAGAFLGELVASRRSVHSLRVGVGSLIGFFGGTLVKLALEIGMVIWFFAAIF; the protein is encoded by the coding sequence ATGTCCACCGTTGGGCTCGTGATTGCGGTTATTTTCTTCCTGGCCGGGCTTGCCGGAACCATTCTTCCCATCTTGCCCGGAGCCCCGTTGCTTCTCGCCGGCATGGTGATCTACGGCCTCTTCACCGGCTTCGCCAAACTCAATCTTCTCTTTTTCGTAGGCCAGGCACTGCTGGTCGCCCTTACCTTTGCGGTTGACTACCTAGCAAGTGCCTGGGGCGTTGCCCGCCACGGGGGCTCAAGATTGGCCATCTGGGGCGGCGCAATCGGTCTCCTTATAGGGGCCTTCTTCGCTCCCGCCGGAATCATCCTGGGACCCTTCGCCGGTGCTTTTCTCGGTGAACTGGTCGCCTCACGGCGTTCCGTCCATTCCCTGCGGGTCGGCGTTGGCTCCCTTATCGGTTTTTTCGGCGGCACGCTGGTAAAATTGGCGCTGGAAATAGGCATGGTAATCTGGTTTTTCGCGGCTATCTTTTAG
- a CDS encoding acyl-CoA dehydratase activase has protein sequence MLVAGIDIGSLSAEAVILADKRIAGYSILPAGAEGRRAAEEALAAALAAAGIPRGELAAIVATGYGRIVVPFADRRVTEITCHARGAVYLLPDTRTVIDIGGQDSKVIRVNARGEVEDFAMNDKCAAGTGRFLEVMARALETDLEGLSVLAEAAGKAAPITSICAVFAESEVVSLIGQGTPREEIARGLCESIAERIAALVHRVGLVEKVAMTGGVAKNRAVVAALTRRLGVPVAVPPEPQIVGALGAALIARDLVRQAKR, from the coding sequence TTGTTGGTCGCGGGAATCGATATCGGTTCTCTTTCCGCAGAAGCGGTGATCCTTGCAGATAAGCGCATTGCCGGTTACAGTATCCTTCCTGCGGGAGCGGAGGGCCGCCGGGCGGCCGAAGAAGCGCTTGCTGCGGCGCTGGCGGCTGCCGGGATTCCCCGGGGCGAGTTAGCCGCTATTGTCGCTACGGGTTACGGCCGGATCGTCGTCCCGTTTGCCGACCGCCGGGTAACGGAAATCACCTGCCACGCCCGCGGCGCGGTCTACCTTCTTCCGGACACGCGGACGGTTATCGATATTGGGGGCCAAGACTCAAAGGTGATCCGGGTTAACGCGCGGGGCGAGGTAGAGGATTTTGCGATGAACGACAAGTGCGCCGCGGGGACCGGACGCTTCTTGGAAGTGATGGCGCGGGCGTTGGAAACCGACCTCGAAGGGCTGAGCGTCCTGGCGGAAGCCGCCGGTAAAGCGGCGCCGATCACCAGCATTTGCGCCGTTTTTGCCGAGTCGGAGGTCGTTTCCCTTATCGGCCAGGGGACGCCCCGCGAGGAGATTGCGCGCGGCCTCTGCGAGTCGATTGCCGAGCGGATTGCGGCGCTTGTCCACCGAGTCGGCTTGGTGGAGAAGGTGGCGATGACGGGGGGAGTGGCCAAGAACCGGGCGGTGGTTGCGGCCTTAACCCGGCGGCTTGGCGTGCCGGTAGCGGTACCCCCGGAGCCGCAGATCGTCGGTGCGCTCGGAGCGGCGCTCATAGCCCGGGATCTGGTGCGTCAGGCTAAAAGATAG
- a CDS encoding tRNA 2-thiocytidine biosynthesis TtcA family protein produces the protein MRQSWGKWFLTDVKRAIKDYAMIAPGDKVAVGLSGGKDSMALLYILSYLRDYSHLSFSLEAILVDAGWAPVDYSRVANFCAERRVPLHIVRHPIAAVIAAKGEKSACSLCAKLRAGLLNSRAKALGCQRVALGHHLDDVIETFFLNLIFAGSLRTFRPAVYLDRIGLHLIRPLSYVPERVLSSLVTQAGIPVLPAVCPHAGRTQRAAMKEIVGFIAERYPEFRRRFRTALENVSFNDLWYQRGGKAAKLPAGAGTSALGEDDLWGEGLEP, from the coding sequence TCGCTCCGGGCGACAAAGTGGCCGTTGGTCTTTCCGGGGGGAAGGACAGCATGGCGCTCTTGTACATCCTCTCTTACCTCCGGGACTACTCGCACCTCTCCTTTTCGCTCGAGGCGATTTTAGTGGACGCGGGCTGGGCGCCCGTCGATTATTCGCGCGTGGCGAATTTTTGCGCGGAGCGGCGCGTGCCGCTGCATATCGTCCGACACCCGATTGCCGCAGTTATCGCTGCGAAGGGCGAGAAGAGTGCCTGCTCCCTTTGCGCTAAACTCCGTGCGGGCCTTTTGAATTCCCGGGCCAAGGCGCTCGGCTGCCAGCGAGTGGCGCTGGGGCACCATCTGGACGACGTGATCGAAACCTTTTTTCTTAACCTTATTTTTGCGGGTAGCCTCCGCACTTTCCGCCCGGCGGTTTACTTAGACCGCATTGGGCTTCACCTTATCAGGCCGCTGAGCTACGTTCCCGAGCGGGTCCTGAGCAGTCTTGTAACGCAGGCGGGTATTCCCGTGCTCCCGGCCGTCTGTCCTCACGCCGGCCGGACGCAGCGGGCGGCGATGAAGGAAATCGTGGGGTTCATTGCGGAAAGATATCCGGAATTTCGCCGGCGTTTCCGGACGGCGCTGGAAAATGTGAGCTTTAACGATCTCTGGTACCAGCGGGGCGGGAAAGCGGCAAAACTACCGGCGGGGGCCGGGACGTCTGCGCTGGGGGAGGATGACCTTTGGGGGGAGGGCCTTGAGCCGTAA